agggaaaaggacgtcaccaacggctgataccctctcccTACCTAGGTAGCCGTTAcaaaggtaaagcactgaaggaagaagccttctggatgaagaggtgatttttttttaggtcccagaacaagagcagttccagggacaagtttcgcctctcttctggtgctaagaggaaaagcacatgaaagcctacactggacctaagaggggccaacaaaaggctgaatgtcagagtcttcggggtggagtcaatcagatccatatctcaagcaatctggaaggataatttccttacctctatataaTGGCATCTgtggattccttacagatccttcctatcttggtctaacaagagaaagattattgtagccagccacttactatgtccccatcagtggagttacatcttaccctggcagctgaaagagggattagatctgagtttccagtgaacagaacctcattggtaaATTATTAGcttgaattccagtttttataagatgggttgcacagtgtttggaccatgttgcacaatatttccattcatttgtatggaattaagagtcattttcaaggctcttcttcacttcagaggcttgctgaagaacaagtgggtccaaatttgctcaaatatcaatgcacCTGCATCCTATATCTatcaagatgggtctcacagatacgtattgtTGGAATTCTagcccataatgatcagggcacagaagaacaaacagtggctcagaatacaatggctgtttgctggagccgaataactgtggacaaggtggattggcaaccatgtcctgacgtatcctcGGGGTTGAtgcagattgtctgataccctacatagatctgatggccatttcctggaactaccaggtccagaagtattttttacatgctaggaccagaatgctcaggttcaggatacactgactcaaatttagaatttttttctgatatacatattttcctgttttcgactttcctaaaaaggcaatgcaaaagatgacagtggaagaccgtgtcgactctaattcctatgatgaataagatgattctggaacctccaagggaaattccagtacgtccagacctattacaagggcccatgacacaccaggatactcaagttctggtgttgatgcgggagtccatattagtataggcatccctgagacggtcattgagatcctcttacaatcctatacaggctttactaagcttgacatgcttttgtctgttggaattactcctcgttcaggccttgaaaggttctgtgttataacactctagaggagcacttagctgcactttgcttcatataggcattgattggaatcatgcctccactgagtgtggtgaagccaatatgtgacgtaccccTGGTCTCACAGGCCCTGACTGAActattattcgaacctctagaaggagcttccatggtggtagcacagaaagtgctggtggctggtaccccagtaAGGAGAATGGGTGatctccaggcttgatcctgtgaaccccctttcactacttttcaacagatatggtcgtcttgcatttggcacctgaagatcctgcctatggtgaatgcttatctatgtcattctctacctgtactgtaccgattgagcgttgatgcccctggtgctttgcttcatgtaagcaacaattgaactcaagcctctgctgagggtgttgaaaccaatatgtgttgtaccactggtctcacgggccctgactgaaccattatttgaacctctagaaggagcttccatggtggtagcacagaaagtgctggtggcagGTACCCCAGTAAGaagaatgggtgaactccaggcttgatcctgtgaaccccctttcactacttttcaacagatatggtcatcttgcatttggcacctgaagatcctgcccatggtgaatgcttatctatgtcattctctacctgtactgaagggtaccgattgagcgttgatgcccctgatgctttgcttcatgtaagcaacaattgaactcaagcctccgctgaggttgttgaaaccaatatgtgacgtaccactggtctcacggactCTGACtgaacctctagcaggagcttccatgatgttagcacagacgttgctgttgctggtgactggtacctcagcaaggtgaatgtatgaactccaggcttgatcctgtgtacccccattcactgaatttaaACAGGATATAgttgtcttgcatgtagcaccagagatcctgcctaacgTGAGAGCcgttcaatgccattctctacctgtaccaaaggatttggggcattctctACTATTGTTGTTACAGcgtctcgtgggcttccatggcaatggtctctgctgaaactttgtaaagttggcatttggacctttTGGacctagtttgtcctgcattacatattggacattgaagcaattaatgaggcacagtttggacgtcacgtccgttctctacctgtgctggagggtatcagggcactctcctctcatgctgttgcagcatcatggtttctgctgacactttttgtaagctagcatttgaacctctttagacacgtttgtctggcatttcatactgttcgttaaaacagtctatgatgcacaatttggtactcaagtacttaactcagttcattcttctatctatgttgaattattctgattatttgattggctattctgtccctccctttgcaagcttgggtattccccatgtgtatatgctgccatgattagccaggaaagtggaaaatgtattcatacttaccgtaattcttttcctggctattattcatggcagcatatacttcccacccattcatgtctctatttatgtactgtagagcttgtaaactgactgaggaccttagggatggagcctccttttaaaaccttggtggttttcctgtcctatcggctgtaggggaggagctaacccatgtgtatatgctgctatgaataatagccaggaaaagaaaattacggtaagtatgaatacattttccactataataagtgtgggtgcacttaatgtgacagcagtgaattacggttgaacagacatatagcgcaaattccagtttttgtttacttttgttttgatcagaacgtgcactattgactccgtcctgaaggggttaacattatattcttataaatattttttataaatttacacAAGCAATTACAAGTATtttgaaacatatatttttaaatatgtcttTTAATGTATTGTGtcaatttattttctatatgtTACCTCAATTTATTTTCAACATATCTTTTAATGTATTGTgtcaatttatttttcatatgttaCCTGTCTTATTCTAAAGATACTTACAATAGTGAGACAGAAATATAATACAAATTGGACAAAATATAAGTCATAATAGCTCTTCTGACAtcagtaagtaaaaaaaacatgcaggCATTTAGGCAAAACAATATTTTACTGAGttccagaaacaatttatcttCTGCCAAATTTGTTTCCAAGaatgtttttaataataaatgttcTCTTATTGCTGGAAATGTATTCCACTTTAATTCTGTTCAGAACAGGAATGTTCTATTTTTCTACTTTTAGATATCTCCGCCTCCGTTCTTACAGCTTACACAATATCCTTTGCTTGTATAAAGCGTATATTGTTGGATTGTGAGAGTGCTTTTTTGGTTTTCAGTCTGAGACTGTTGCAATGACCATGAAAGCTGTACTTGCTCTCTTGGCTCTGGCACTGGCCACTATTTTGGCACTAGTCTGTGTTTTAGTTACTCGAACAGGGAAGTCTGATCAGGGATGTGATTCTGATTTACAACCTGAACATCTCCAGAACATAGGTGAGCATCAGAAGAAAGCAACTGATCAAAGTCTGGTATTTTCTGATCTGAAACCGGAAGAATACACACAAATTGTTAAATATCTAAAGAATAGTCTTGGCGTAGAGTTAGTTAACGCAGCTGATGCTAAACCATCAGAAAATTGTATCTATTACATTCAAGTGAAATATCCTTCAAAACAAGATGTGCTCAATTATTTAGACAGAGGAGCTTCAAAGCCAAGAAGGGAAGCACTTGCAGTGGTTTTCTTTGGAAATCAAAAAGATCCCAACATTACCGAGTATGTGGTTGGGCCTCTTCCAAAACCATCTTATCACAATGATATCACTTTGCAAAAGTATAAAGGTAAGCTACCTTATCATCGGAGACCTGTGATGGGGAAGGAATATGCTGATGTTTATAATTTACTTTATCAGCAGGAGTTTTCCACAGCCCCAAACTTTTTAACAAATGCCTTTGGCTATGATGGGACAAACTTTGCTTCTCTTACAACAGTGCCAAGAGGATTCAAATCTGGAGATAGAAGTACTTGGTTTGTCTTATTCCACAATGTGAGTGGCAGTTGCTTTTCCTTGCATCCAGTTGGATTGGAGGTACTTATTGATCACAAGAGTCTGGATTTCACCAAGTGGATGGTTACAAAAGTGTTTTATAATGGTAAATATTACTCTAATATGGCTGACCTAGAGAAAAAGTATAATGAAGGGAAAGTGAATGTAATCCAGATGAGTAGGGTTTTACCAGAAAATGATATTGGCAGCATGAATCCAAAAGTCACACCGGTAGCTGGAGGTCCTGTCCAATTTGATCCTGTTCAACCTCGTTATAGAATCAGTCAAAACCATGTTAGATTCCAGTCCTGGAGTTTTGCCTTTGGTATGAATGTGAACACAGGTTTACGTCTTTTTGACATCAGATTTAACAATGAACGGATTGTATTTGAATTAAGCACACAAGAAGCTATTGCAATCTATGGCTCTAATGCTCCTGGTGGAATGATCACTAGATATCTAGATGGTAGTTTTGGGATTGGTAGATTTTCCTTTGAATTGGTGAGGGGTGTTGATTGCCCATATCTAGCCACATATGTTGATACCCACTACCTAATGGAATCAGAGACTCCAGAGACAGTAAAAAATGCTATATGTATTTTTGAACAGAACACTGGAACACCACTTAGACGTCACTATTCCAATATGCACTCCATGTATTATGGTGGGATGGCAAATACTGTTCTGATCATCAGAGCCGTATCTACTCTAATTAATTATGACTATGTCTGGGATTTTATATTCTATCAAAATGGAGCTATTGAAACTAAGATACATGCTACTGGATATATCAGCTCTTCATTCTTTTTTGATGATGGTCTTGACTATGGCTCCCGAGTCGGTGAATACACATTGGGAACACTTCATACACATTTTATCAACTACAAGGTGGATATGGATGTTGGAGGTAAGATGTGTGCATAAAAACATTTAGTTAAATTAACCAATCCATATTTTAGATCACAA
Above is a genomic segment from Pelobates fuscus isolate aPelFus1 chromosome 6, aPelFus1.pri, whole genome shotgun sequence containing:
- the AOC3 gene encoding membrane primary amine oxidase, producing MTMKAVLALLALALATILALVCVLVTRTGKSDQGCDSDLQPEHLQNIGEHQKKATDQSLVFSDLKPEEYTQIVKYLKNSLGVELVNAADAKPSENCIYYIQVKYPSKQDVLNYLDRGASKPRREALAVVFFGNQKDPNITEYVVGPLPKPSYHNDITLQKYKGKLPYHRRPVMGKEYADVYNLLYQQEFSTAPNFLTNAFGYDGTNFASLTTVPRGFKSGDRSTWFVLFHNVSGSCFSLHPVGLEVLIDHKSLDFTKWMVTKVFYNGKYYSNMADLEKKYNEGKVNVIQMSRVLPENDIGSMNPKVTPVAGGPVQFDPVQPRYRISQNHVRFQSWSFAFGMNVNTGLRLFDIRFNNERIVFELSTQEAIAIYGSNAPGGMITRYLDGSFGIGRFSFELVRGVDCPYLATYVDTHYLMESETPETVKNAICIFEQNTGTPLRRHYSNMHSMYYGGMANTVLIIRAVSTLINYDYVWDFIFYQNGAIETKIHATGYISSSFFFDDGLDYGSRVGEYTLGTLHTHFINYKVDMDVGGISNSFMTQDMKFNPTNIPWQQENKIQRPKVVRETLKTENQAAYKLNENMPRFVHFSSNTTNKWGHPRSYRIQLVSFAGEYLPEDSPVAEAMGWARYKLAVTKHKEEEQDSSSIYNQNDPWSPSVKFSDFLDNEDIQQQDLVAWITAGFLHIPHSEDLPNTATPGNGVGFFLRPYNYFDSDPSTYSSDSVYFRSEDDYTSCEVNQAACLSKTASCTPNIPPFTYEGFRYVVNL